From the Lactuca sativa cultivar Salinas chromosome 9, Lsat_Salinas_v11, whole genome shotgun sequence genome, the window actttataataatcattatacttttaatgagaatttaaagtcattgccccactcgttcggctaacgaccctccactgatcaaggaagcggtgggtaagagtggacacccattaagctgccattttataggcaacaaccttataccccccttatagatcggcttcgtgaatgaggcctactaacggtagaacgacttattcttatacatatatataataattaaccattaatgttataaatagtataagtgttgaattttaactattaaaactctaagggttggaattaaagtttattaaagtgtgtgaaactttacaaattccaaaacttgagggcaagttttgtaactattcaaaaaatttcatttcataacttatgaattaaaggttcataaaaatgaagactcttcatttttatgtaatttatgtgtttaaatgtgtgtttaaaagaagtgacctttggatttccataacttgaggacaaattatggtctcaattaaaacacataaatgatcaagaattaatcctaaacaattcagcaaataattcctatcatcttcaaaattcataagaacatgaacatgatcatcaaagtttcaaggattatatgaacacatacaaagcatgaaattttgatataagctattgtaaatggattagaacaaccattacaccaactaaaacaagttttcaagtaccaaaacagtttagggtaatgtttctagtccatttccagtagcaaaagtcgaaaatctgcattccgaggctcctactcgtcgagtgcacgaacctactcggcgagtaggatgagtttacacatgaactcggcgagtccccccatggactcagcgatttcatcaggcagacaacaaaaaattcgacttttttcactattttgcatcaagtatcaaacaaacaagcctaggctctgataccactgttgggttttgagcattctaacacttcctaagtgtacatgtaaccctaataaaccttggatctatgtttgtctaaatacatgcaaaatttattttccaaggtttataacttatctagcatggcatggggaacttttaaacttaaaaggaactagatgaattacataccttttgataagtgttgattccttggagtttgagagccaaacaccaataatgtgaatgcctcaaatggaaatcacaaatcaccacaaacttggaaaaaatTAATGAGTGAGTATACACACTCTAGAAATCGACCACACattgcacacacacactagggtgcTATTTCATacaacataagcttgtttatatagtgtgcatggttaaggtgaaaccctaatagcccatgtcttttcctttccaaggatccatgggttaaaagctccatggatcatccatggacttccatataagcttagcccattaacaaatgagtattagcccacaccatataaatataatagcccatgatttaattagtcttccttttaatcactaaattaattcataattaattcaagattaaaactaattaaataacatgactttatatcaatatattataacttataatatattaataaatcgtaagtatacaattctcataaaattatctataaatcgtttgggtgaagtgcaactcaaatggaccatgtcgggtcggttcaagtatataccaaataagttatggacttagacaccttatccaacagatccaactcaccgagttaggtaaacaactcgtcaagtttcctTAGTCTTAACTCATTCAGTCTCTTCCAAGCGAGTCTAATgtctccaaaccatagatctggtccccttgggctgagataccacgtaaagttgctaagtttacgtccatgcatggtaaaaccctaaaactaagCTTTATAAGGGACCTAGGGCATGGAGGAGGAccaagacttgataaagttggcaactttaagtctCAATAGGCCATGAAATGACTAGATCTGAGGTCACAACTTCATAACGTGTTCAACTCCATAAATGACAACAAAACAAGCTACTAAGACCATAAACTTTTCAAAGAAGAGATCTAGCAAATAAACAGTCTaggtatcgactttatacctccaaatggttgCCAAAACACTAAAGATCCTGGATCTAAAGTTCCTCCCTTCGACCTTGCACCACTAACTTCATACTCCTTCAAGAAAAACACTCTTAAGGCTCACTCACACTCAAAATGGGGAAAGAGGCACGATTAGGGTTTGTTCTAGATTGAGGGGACGATGATGGTGGCCACAATGAAACATTAAGGCCTTAAAATAGGGTTCAAAACCTTGACAATCAGGGTTTCATTTCtgccagcctactcgtcgagttgaggcctcttaactcgtcgagtaggtttcttAACCCAACCCGCATCCCAAAtaattcctactcgacgagttcgagggctcccaactcgccgagttcctctataaAAGTGcataaattatgattttaaatacgtaccagaaaccagacacaataataataataataataataataataataataataataataaaaaagaattaaaaaaatcaaaaaaacacaaaaaaatcaaATCAGCGTAAAATTGGAAAAGAAAAGTACTTGTAGAAACCCTATTACAAATCCGATGCCACCAAACAGATCTAGTTTCCATCGgaattttatttattgtttattgttGTCTTGTTGAGTCGAGAGTGGTGCGATTAGAAATCACATTTGATCCATAGTGGCTCATCAAATCGACCCAACAACTTATCCCCGGAATTCACCAACTCAGGAACAGGAACATGATGCCACATGGGAGTCCCGTTTTCGTATCCATTCCAAGTGAGCCTCTGCAGGCCACAGTTACCATCCAAATGGGTGACATAAAGGTCTCCGTAAGGCTGGAACTGGTTAGGTAGGGAGACCGGGTCCGACGTGACTCCGCCTATATTGGAGGTGAACAACAACCACTCCCCATCAGCACTAAAGCACACATGGTTTATCCTTTCCCTATCCACCTCTTCAGACCCTTCAGCTCCAGCCACGTAGATCCTACGTGTATTGCTCCCGTCTGGACTCATGATGTATATGCTGAAAGCTTCTGCATTGTCCGGATTGTGTCTGTTGGAAGAAAAAGCAATGAGCTTCCCGTCAGGCGACCAGCTCGGCATTGTGTCAATCCATGGTCCCTCCGTTACCTGTCGGATGCCGCCGTTAAACTTAAATTCTCCTTCCACGGCGTCCATTACATAGAGGTTTTTGTGGCCCGACCGCCCTGATCGGAATACCACACTTTTCCCGTCCGGTGAACACGAAGGAAAAGCGTTGTTGCCTGTCTCCTCCTTCGTCAGAATCTTGATTTCAACTTCAACATCATCTTCTCCTTTTAAATCAAAGGATATCCGTGCAATTTGCACCGTCGATTTCACAGAATCAAATATAGGCCCTATCGACGTGAAGAACACGTTTTTCTCCTTGGGGCTCCATGAGTTGTAGAATGATGCTCGTCCCTTCAACAGACTCCACCTCTTTGATCCATCTGATTTCACAATGTCAACACCTCCATTTGAGTCCAAGTCAGGATTGAAGGCGATCAGATCTCCGGCTGGAGACACTGAAGGGAACGCCCCATTTACCCTCACCATTCCAAGACCCTTAATCGGAGATGAAATCAGGTTTAAGTGTGGAATTATAGACTCACCCTCCCCTGATTCGCCTCTAAACCGGTGATAACCGAGGAACCCCGATTGCGAAGAAACAAATGGGTTGTAGTGATTAATATTAGGATTCAGAAACTTGGTTACAGGATAAAACTTGCCAGATTCCACATCCAAGATTTCGATATGGCGGTAAATATCGCCCTTTCGGCGAGTCGCGACAGCAACTTGTGGTCGGTTATGCATAGCAGCCGGCGTAAAGCAGTGAACACCTGGAGGAGTGACACGTTGAGGAGCAGGAGGTGGAGAAAGATCAAACTTGGAGGGTAAGTCGAGTCTGAAAATGCTCCACCAGCCATCGTGGGCTTGTCGGTGGAAGTAAATCACAGAGTCGCCCGACCATGTAGGCCACCCACCTTGTGAACATACGAGCCAGCGATTTGTGGGGTCTGAAAGACGGAAAACAACGATATCCGTTTCGAGGTGGTGAAATTCGCCGGCCCAAGGGCGAAAACCATAAGAGGCAACGGCGACGAGATCTCCGGATTGAGAAAGGGATGGACTATAGTCGACACATCCGTAAGGAGTCAAGCGAGACAGTGTTTTAGCATCAGCAGCGTCTAATTCTAATCGGAGGGTGTAAAGGGCGGACCAGCTTTTGAAGGGTGCATCAGAGGGTTCGTGAGCGGATATGAAGTAAAGACGTCCGTCTCTAACGATGGGGCGGTCATGGAAGAGACTTATTTCAGGTGCAGAATAGGGTAAGGGGTCTGAATCTAGATAGATTTGGGACGATCCACTTCTCTCGGAAACATAAACCAGGCGGTGTTGTTCATCAGGGCCAGTGAACTGAGCATTGAAATTGACAGAAACACCGTCTGTGAGGCGGTGCTCTGAAAACTCTTGGAGATTAAGTGGCAGTGGAGTGGAGAAAACATCGAACCCATAGTGGGGTCGGCCGACGGTGGTGAAGACGATGGTTCCTTTAGGTATATCCATGTCCTTATATGAATTTCgtattttttatatatagtaAACAAATGGGGTGGAAGATGAAAGATGATGAGCAGCAGATCAACTATTAGCACAAATACAGATACACATAACATGGCATTACAGCCGCAGGAGAATTCAAATTCCACTTCCccaccttttatatttttgtttttttcctTTCCTTGTTTATTTTCGATGGTCAAAAGCATCCATCTTGCTTTTACATTGATAGCCTTTCCCTCATAATCAAGTTTTTAAGTTCATTGAAAATCGGAACacaaaaatgaattatttgaaaATCCGAGTCATTAATATTTGACGGTAAAAGCCTCCTTTGGGTATTTAGAAACTATAAAATTTCACAATATTTGTCTTTGATTCCCAAacaataaatatttaaatttataaaaaaaattagaaacataataaaatattataatgaAAACGtgcttttatcttttaaatttaaaaaaataatttaaataaataaaaaactattgatttttaattttgagaattttgaaattaaaagataattttattaatgaaattgatatcaattGATTAATACACTTATTGTAATTAtatcattaaaatattatgtgaaatttaataaaataaaaaaactcataaaatgacatgtaatttttttttaaataattataaaatgaaaTTTGACAAATTGAATTAGAGTATGACAAATGACAAAAAAtgttcatttattagagaggattgcATATAGATGTGatcacattttttttttcaaccgGCCCAAAGAACCGAGTTTAACCAATTAGACTATTCAAAGAAAGCCCATATCGAATTGATCCGACctaaggctatgtttggcggactagctgaaaagctagctgttaaataaaaagctaactgatagctgaaaaactagctgataaaaaataatgtttggtaaaactagctgaaaagttagctgaaatatataaaattacatgaaAGGACATGTAaaaatatgtgtttctataattaattaaggggcgtatttggaaaattttaaaaaagctcctaaaaagctagtctaagtagcttttcaaaaaactagcttatcagctactttttggcttaccaaacacaacaacataaaaaagctcgaaaaataagctagcttatcagctaactgtggcgcgccaaacacaaCCTAAGAATTAAAACTTTATAAGAAATGGTCCGTCAAGGCTTTTTTGTGCCCATAATAATCCCCCCTTTTGTTTTTTATGCTTGCCAATTATAATGAATAAATGGATGTTATAATTTTACAAATCAACAAATCTGTTCAATCTCTCGGAAGCCAAAGACTTTCTTAAATTAAATATAGCTTCATTAAAAGTGGGAACATTAACAGCAACTTCTTTAATCTTTTTTAACATATTCcaattatatgtttaaaaaaccATACTACGAGGGGCAAGAGTGGAAATTCGGGAAAGACAAATTAGCAGATTATTGGCAAAGGGTAATTTTGGTATTTACTTCTTTGAGTATGTTTCTGGGAAGTTGCTATTTAGTAGTGGGAGGAATAAGATTAATTATCCATTTGTTACTAGCATCTCAAAATATCTAATAATTAGAACTTTGAGTATTTTTCAACTTTAATTATAGACTATCGTTTCCATGATCAATTTCTTATTTGTTTGAATTTACTTTTAGCATTTAAAACAATCCACAAAACAAAGATTTTTAAACAGTTAATACTTAAGTATTCAAAGAAAGGGATAGGTTTAAATATAAATGACATATATGGTGTAAATATATAACTCATTCTGTACCGATTATTTTTAAAGTATTtaactatatttttggaaactTAGTCAAATTCTGGATTTTAAGAGATTTCTTAtcaaaattaaatgatttaattagTTAATTTACCAAAATTCCGTTAAAATGATTGGTCAACAACGAGTTATACATTTACACAATACTTAGTGATTTACATTTGATCATAACTCTTCAAAATAAAACATGATATACGATTGCTTTCTGATTCCTTTCTCTTGGTTAATAGAAACATAAAGAGCTAGGCATGTTTGGCAGCGAGCGTTTGAAAGTTTCTTGCTTTTAACAGAAAACTTGATTTAGTATGTGTTTGATATGGAACTTTTGTGAGTGTTTAGGAGCTTCTAACTTTTGACAAAACGctatagtttaaacaaaaagtttcgTTTGGCAATACAAAATTCCGTTAAAATGACAACAACGAGTTATACATTTACACAATACTTAGTGATTTACATTTGATCATAACTCTTCAAAATAAACCATGATATAAGATTGCTTTCTGATTCCTTTCTCTTGGTTAATAGAAACATAAAGAGCTAAACGTGTTTGGCAATGAACGTTTGAAAGTTTCTTGCTTTTAACAGAAAACTTGATTTAGGGCGTGTTTGGTATGGAACGTTTGTGAGCGTTTAGGAGCTTCTAACTTTTGACAAAACGCTATAGTTTAAAGAAAAAGTTTCGTTTGGCAATACAAAATTCCGTTAAAATGACAACGAGTTATACATTTACACAATACTTAGTGATTTACATTTGATCATAACTCTTCAAAATAAAACATGATATAAGATTGCTTTCTGATTCCTTTCTCTTGGTTAATAGAAACATAAAGAGCTAAGCATGTTTGGCAGCGAGCATTTGAAAGTTTCTAGCTTTTAACAGAAAACTTAATTTAGGGCGTGTTTGACATGGAACGTTTGTGAGCGTTTATGAGCTTCTAGTTTATGACAAAAcactctagtttaaacaaaaaacttcgtTTAACAGTATGAGCCTTTAGCTTTTAATAAAATGCTACTGAGCTTTTAAATCAATTTTCAGAATTACCCTTACACTGTGTTCTTGAGTTTAAATCTTAAAGAAAGTGGAGGAAAATGAGGGGAGGGGGAAGAAAGGGAAGAAGATGGAAGGAGAAAAAGAATTAAGTTGTTGCGTTCTACAGTTGCAATGGAATTATTGTCAAATTACATTTTTACCCGTACTTAAATATAGCTGAAGtgttaataaaatgaaaaagggtAAGATCATGGTATTTTTTGCTTTTCGTTCCCAATTAGCCTAAATATGAGCAGAAAGAGAGATGGTTATTTTCTTCTTCCTTCCGCCTCTCAATCATCTCCTCCCCTTTCATTTCTCTCCTTAAAAAAACTTAAAACATCTCCTTCCCTCTCAATCTCAATCGTCTCCTTTCCTCCCCTTCCCtcttaaaaaaactcaaaaacacagcgttaatatatatatatatatatatatatatatatatatatatatatatatatat encodes:
- the LOC111908780 gene encoding uncharacterized protein LOC111908780; translation: MDIPKGTIVFTTVGRPHYGFDVFSTPLPLNLQEFSEHRLTDGVSVNFNAQFTGPDEQHRLVYVSERSGSSQIYLDSDPLPYSAPEISLFHDRPIVRDGRLYFISAHEPSDAPFKSWSALYTLRLELDAADAKTLSRLTPYGCVDYSPSLSQSGDLVAVASYGFRPWAGEFHHLETDIVVFRLSDPTNRWLVCSQGGWPTWSGDSVIYFHRQAHDGWWSIFRLDLPSKFDLSPPPAPQRVTPPGVHCFTPAAMHNRPQVAVATRRKGDIYRHIEILDVESGKFYPVTKFLNPNINHYNPFVSSQSGFLGYHRFRGESGEGESIIPHLNLISSPIKGLGMVRVNGAFPSVSPAGDLIAFNPDLDSNGGVDIVKSDGSKRWSLLKGRASFYNSWSPKEKNVFFTSIGPIFDSVKSTVQIARISFDLKGEDDVEVEIKILTKEETGNNAFPSCSPDGKSVVFRSGRSGHKNLYVMDAVEGEFKFNGGIRQVTEGPWIDTMPSWSPDGKLIAFSSNRHNPDNAEAFSIYIMSPDGSNTRRIYVAGAEGSEEVDRERINHVCFSADGEWLLFTSNIGGVTSDPVSLPNQFQPYGDLYVTHLDGNCGLQRLTWNGYENGTPMWHHVPVPELVNSGDKLLGRFDEPLWIKCDF